The Candidatus Woesearchaeota archaeon genome window below encodes:
- a CDS encoding mechanosensitive ion channel, which yields MGNILLGIAIFLVVLAISIFLRHYFKYRFFKNIKFFADATPALTKWLFFIILTLGLHIAFLVSDIDSNLLLLVKAAEILLIARLLCIASNAIADYSTSLWGKTIGFRNRIKLIKLFNVLTKTAIVVLAIDILLGLWGIDIFTKGFDIINIIQQNNFTKALILLIIYLIIARLVLYLCKTYFTEVVHDTKTKFDDLILEKSEYSISWLIVCYGLKVTLKTMGYQGTIITVVNTFIVIIVALTFIAIIESLIRYVKYKTASAMNEESIQVFANISKIISILIALFTILVLWGIEIKSLLLSLGVLSVVIGFALRSTLDNMISGISMMLDQSFSVGDIVKVGENEVGEVAQIGLRSTKIKTLDHQYLIVPNAELATKTIINFAKPDPKIRVVIPAAVAYGSDTVKVEKVLRNCLKGFPHLVDPDKADVRMIKMSDFSLDYQVIFFIDNYRERFKAVHSMTNKIYAALRKNKLEIPFPTRTVYLRKGKR from the coding sequence ATGGGGAATATATTACTTGGGATTGCCATATTCTTAGTAGTTCTAGCTATTTCTATTTTTCTCCGGCATTACTTTAAATATCGTTTTTTTAAGAACATAAAGTTCTTTGCAGATGCAACTCCAGCTTTAACAAAATGGTTATTTTTTATTATTTTAACACTCGGACTGCATATTGCATTTCTCGTTTCTGACATTGATAGCAATCTTCTGTTATTAGTTAAAGCAGCGGAAATACTGCTTATCGCAAGGTTATTATGCATTGCTTCTAATGCCATAGCTGATTATTCAACGTCATTATGGGGAAAAACAATTGGTTTTAGAAACCGCATTAAACTAATCAAATTATTTAATGTTCTCACAAAAACAGCAATAGTTGTATTGGCAATTGACATACTTTTAGGATTATGGGGAATTGATATTTTCACCAAAGGTTTTGATATCATTAATATTATCCAGCAAAATAATTTTACTAAAGCATTGATTTTACTCATTATTTATTTAATTATTGCGCGATTAGTATTGTATCTTTGTAAAACCTATTTCACTGAAGTTGTTCACGATACTAAAACAAAATTCGATGATCTTATCCTAGAAAAAAGCGAGTATAGCATTTCTTGGCTTATTGTCTGCTATGGGTTAAAAGTTACGTTAAAAACAATGGGATATCAGGGAACAATTATTACCGTAGTCAATACCTTTATTGTGATCATAGTTGCTCTCACGTTCATTGCAATTATTGAAAGCCTTATTCGTTATGTAAAATATAAAACTGCCTCAGCAATGAATGAGGAAAGTATTCAGGTTTTTGCAAATATCAGCAAAATCATTAGTATTCTTATTGCATTATTTACTATATTAGTATTATGGGGCATTGAAATCAAATCACTTCTCTTAAGTTTAGGAGTATTAAGCGTCGTGATAGGTTTTGCTTTAAGAAGCACGCTTGATAATATGATAAGCGGCATTTCAATGATGTTAGACCAAAGTTTTTCAGTAGGTGATATTGTCAAAGTAGGCGAAAATGAAGTTGGTGAAGTTGCGCAAATTGGCTTGCGATCAACTAAGATAAAAACTCTTGATCATCAGTACCTTATTGTTCCTAACGCAGAACTTGCAACAAAAACAATCATTAATTTTGCAAAACCAGATCCTAAAATACGAGTAGTCATCCCTGCGGCAGTTGCTTATGGTTCAGATACTGTCAAGGTGGAAAAAGTATTGAGAAATTGTTTAAAAGGATTTCCTCATCTTGTTGACCCTGACAAAGCAGATGTAAGAATGATAAAAATGAGCGATTTTTCACTTGATTATCAGGTTATTTTTTTCATTGATAATTATCGCGAGCGATTTAAAGCAGTTCATAGCATGACGAACAAAATATACGCAGCATTACGAAAGAACAAGCTCGAAATACCATTTCCTACAAGAACTGTTTATTTAAGAAAGGGAAAACGATAA
- a CDS encoding AbrB/MazE/SpoVT family DNA-binding domain-containing protein, with protein sequence MEYAIAKVSTKGQIVIPTSLRDNVKTGDEFLMIRDEGRIILKSMKSLALNLRDDLAFAEEVEKAWQEYDKGKFQKKSKEDFLKELQAC encoded by the coding sequence ATGGAATATGCAATAGCAAAAGTAAGTACAAAAGGACAAATAGTTATTCCGACCTCATTAAGGGACAATGTAAAAACAGGAGACGAATTTCTTATGATAAGAGATGAGGGGAGAATTATATTAAAAAGTATGAAATCTCTTGCTTTAAATCTACGCGACGATCTTGCATTTGCTGAAGAAGTAGAGAAAGCATGGCAGGAATATGACAAAGGGAAATTTCAAAAAAAATCTAAGGAAGATTTTCTCAAGGAGTTACAAGCATGTTAG
- a CDS encoding type II toxin-antitoxin system RelE/ParE family toxin, translating to MLEIEHRENFLKKISKIKHQTIKEQIKKQVEKIIETPEIGKPMRYSRKGTRELYVKPYRLAYAYFQEEKKIVFIDLYHKDEQ from the coding sequence ATGTTAGAAATAGAACATAGAGAAAATTTCCTTAAAAAAATTAGTAAAATAAAGCATCAGACCATCAAAGAACAAATCAAGAAACAAGTTGAGAAAATAATAGAAACTCCAGAGATCGGAAAGCCAATGCGATATAGTAGAAAAGGAACTCGCGAATTATATGTAAAACCTTATAGGCTAGCGTATGCTTATTTTCAAGAAGAAAAGAAGATTGTTTTCATTGATCTTTACCATAAAGATGAGCAGTAA
- a CDS encoding 50S ribosome-binding GTPase, whose product MNFQNLQKVETDDFYLGLAFRRANEQAERQREVKAFNKLQKSKIIELEKITTIRNVLSTQLMGILTSFPSIDQLDPFYQELIKITLDYVHLKKSLGALNWCVKKINELTSLTSKNIKLSRDITVVNNHRRAFYGRTSSFLRQIKKELLMLEQARKTMKNFPAIKTSCPTVCIAGFPNVGKSTLLKKLTSASPEIENYPFTTKSLNLGYWQYKSKRVQFIDTPGTLNRFEKMNTIEQQAHLALQYCAQVIIYVFDLTEQAATIPDQKKLFNHLKKSEKPVIVYFSKSDILPPETITSFSVKGFTDLEALQKSVVKKLKI is encoded by the coding sequence ATGAACTTTCAAAATCTTCAAAAAGTGGAAACTGATGATTTCTATTTAGGGCTTGCCTTTAGAAGGGCAAATGAGCAAGCTGAACGGCAACGTGAGGTTAAAGCATTTAATAAGCTCCAAAAGTCAAAGATTATTGAGCTTGAAAAAATTACTACGATCAGAAACGTGCTTTCAACACAGTTAATGGGTATTCTTACCTCATTTCCAAGCATAGACCAGCTTGATCCGTTTTATCAAGAACTTATTAAAATTACGTTAGACTATGTTCATCTTAAGAAATCTCTGGGAGCTTTGAACTGGTGCGTTAAAAAAATTAATGAGTTAACAAGCCTTACCTCAAAAAATATTAAGCTATCGAGAGATATTACTGTTGTTAATAATCATAGAAGAGCATTTTATGGAAGAACTTCCTCTTTTTTACGGCAAATTAAAAAAGAGCTTTTAATGTTGGAACAAGCCAGGAAAACCATGAAAAACTTTCCTGCAATTAAAACCTCTTGCCCTACCGTATGCATAGCTGGCTTTCCTAATGTTGGTAAATCAACCTTATTGAAAAAGCTTACCTCTGCAAGTCCAGAGATTGAAAATTATCCTTTCACGACAAAATCACTTAATTTAGGATACTGGCAATATAAATCCAAGCGCGTTCAATTCATTGATACGCCGGGAACTTTAAACAGATTCGAGAAAATGAATACTATTGAACAGCAGGCGCATCTTGCTTTGCAGTATTGCGCACAGGTAATTATTTATGTTTTTGATCTTACTGAACAAGCAGCAACTATTCCTGATCAGAAGAAATTATTCAATCATCTTAAAAAATCAGAAAAGCCAGTGATTGTTTATTTTAGTAAGTCTGATATTTTGCCGCCTGAAACAATAACTTCTTTTTCAGTTAAAGGATTCACTGATTTAGAAGCTTTGCAGAAAAGTGTTGTTAAGAAATTGAAGATATAA
- a CDS encoding pyridoxal phosphate-dependent aminotransferase → MLAKRLSNISESKTLAVTGQVIALRSKGVTVISFGAGEPDFDTPQHIKDAAVDALERSYTKYTENSGILPLKKAICQKLQRENNLTYTPEQIIVSNGGKHSLINVFFALLNKGDEVIIPIPYWTSYPEQVKIAEGTPVFCGTKHLKVTTELIGQKITKKTKILILNSPSNPSGAIIEQEELEKIKELVLKHNLYVISDEVYEHFIYDGKKNKSIACLGQDIKKKTIIVNSVSKTYAMTGWRIGFTAAEKDIIKAMDTLQSQMTSNSCSIAQHASVAAYNGDQSCVEKMRNEFEQRRNLLVEGLRTCKGITCNLPEGAFYAFPSIKNTGLSSEVFSQRLLAEKHVAVVPGIAFGRDDYIRLSYACSVETIKEGVRLLKEFCD, encoded by the coding sequence ATGCTCGCAAAACGTCTTAGTAATATTTCTGAAAGTAAAACATTGGCAGTTACTGGGCAGGTTATTGCATTAAGGAGCAAAGGTGTTACTGTTATTAGTTTTGGTGCTGGCGAGCCGGATTTTGATACACCTCAGCATATAAAAGATGCTGCTGTTGACGCACTTGAGAGAAGCTATACTAAATATACTGAGAATTCTGGGATTCTTCCATTGAAAAAAGCAATTTGCCAAAAATTACAGCGAGAAAATAATCTTACCTATACACCTGAACAAATTATTGTTTCCAATGGAGGCAAACATAGTTTGATCAATGTATTTTTTGCGTTACTTAACAAAGGCGATGAAGTGATTATTCCTATTCCTTATTGGACGAGTTATCCTGAGCAAGTAAAAATTGCAGAAGGAACTCCTGTGTTTTGTGGAACAAAACACCTCAAAGTAACTACAGAATTGATTGGACAAAAAATCACGAAAAAAACAAAAATACTTATTTTAAATTCACCTTCAAATCCAAGCGGAGCAATTATCGAACAAGAAGAATTAGAAAAAATAAAAGAGCTTGTGCTGAAGCATAATTTGTATGTTATTTCTGATGAAGTGTATGAACATTTTATTTATGATGGAAAAAAGAATAAAAGCATTGCATGCTTAGGACAGGATATCAAGAAAAAGACAATTATTGTTAACTCTGTCTCCAAAACCTATGCTATGACTGGCTGGAGAATAGGATTTACTGCAGCTGAAAAAGATATTATCAAAGCAATGGACACGCTGCAAAGCCAGATGACCTCTAACTCTTGCAGCATTGCGCAACATGCAAGTGTTGCTGCGTATAATGGTGATCAAAGTTGTGTTGAAAAGATGAGAAATGAATTTGAGCAACGGCGAAATCTGCTTGTTGAAGGATTACGAACTTGCAAAGGCATTACTTGCAATCTTCCTGAAGGCGCATTTTATGCATTTCCTTCTATTAAAAATACTGGTTTAAGTTCAGAAGTATTTAGCCAACGACTTTTAGCAGAGAAGCATGTTGCTGTTGTTCCAGGGATTGCTTTTGGTAGGGATGATTATATAAGGTTGAGTTATGCATGCAGTGTTGAAACAATAAAAGAAGGTGTAAGATTACTTAAAGAATTCTGTGATTAG
- a CDS encoding 50S ribosomal protein L16: MAKLRKGVSYRRIDRPYTRRSKFRQKAYVRASPHSKIVRYNMGDLSRKFPYQVDLCVTESLQLRHNCLESARLTSNRTLEKALGKSGFQLLLRPYPHHILRENPLASGAGADRMSTGMAFAFGKPIGIAAQVKEGQIVLSAYVEKQHLDVAKKALKKAQYKLPCTCKLFVHENK; the protein is encoded by the coding sequence ATGGCAAAATTACGAAAAGGTGTTTCTTATAGGCGCATTGATCGGCCTTATACAAGAAGATCTAAATTTAGGCAGAAAGCGTATGTGCGTGCTTCTCCCCATAGTAAAATTGTTCGTTATAATATGGGTGATTTATCAAGGAAATTTCCTTACCAAGTAGATCTTTGTGTAACTGAATCTTTGCAATTACGACATAACTGCTTAGAATCAGCAAGGCTTACTTCAAACAGAACATTGGAAAAAGCCCTTGGCAAAAGCGGCTTTCAGCTCCTATTACGTCCCTATCCACATCATATTCTTCGTGAAAATCCATTAGCTTCAGGCGCAGGTGCAGACCGTATGAGTACGGGGATGGCATTTGCTTTTGGCAAGCCCATTGGCATTGCAGCGCAGGTTAAAGAAGGGCAGATTGTATTAAGCGCCTATGTTGAAAAACAACATCTTGATGTTGCGAAAAAAGCATTGAAAAAAGCGCAGTATAAATTACCCTGCACTTGCAAACTATTTGTCCATGAAAATAAATAA
- a CDS encoding aminopeptidase gives MTQFEDQLNRYAQQLVHYSLAGQVAGGSLQGITVHLSGEANREKQTLVDLVVREVEQAGGTILNRMHDPRERVALLVEAATASDPSKVIAAANSEGALLDQQNTVYLNIKGVEDPQRYNSVKGISTSAMNDLFWRTLSPYGQKMMRSKPWTVALYPTRAEARSNGFLDKRGQVNMAAFRKAALSPCIDVNYQKMGQDYAELKTLLDDADYIEIITHQFAGTTRATLYVGIEHRVAVFDDGHKNMPGGEMFLTPVTNAVKGSVFTSVPFVYKNYTLNGIQLKFGDDGTVTSYNAVKDSGHNLDAIVKVYDAQGKPTGKTHGIGEVSLGLHPGIDPRMKVPFYTEKRGGVLVLALGNGSEESVPELMKELDLTKRDVLAERLKDQGVFPRASSHVDIPIFDFSNPGNGCEIYVGGKGYRKQVAWDKDTKLWKINE, from the coding sequence ATGACTCAGTTTGAAGATCAGTTAAATAGATATGCACAACAATTAGTTCATTATTCTCTTGCAGGGCAAGTCGCAGGTGGAAGTCTTCAAGGTATAACTGTCCATCTTTCTGGCGAAGCTAATAGAGAAAAACAAACACTTGTTGATCTTGTTGTTAGAGAAGTTGAACAAGCTGGAGGAACAATCCTTAATAGAATGCATGATCCTCGAGAACGTGTTGCATTATTAGTTGAAGCAGCAACTGCAAGTGATCCTAGCAAAGTTATTGCTGCTGCTAACAGTGAAGGTGCATTATTAGATCAACAGAATACCGTTTATCTTAATATTAAGGGTGTTGAAGATCCACAAAGATATAATTCAGTTAAAGGTATTTCGACCAGTGCAATGAATGATTTGTTCTGGCGAACATTAAGTCCCTATGGACAAAAAATGATGCGTTCAAAACCATGGACTGTTGCTTTATATCCAACGAGAGCAGAAGCACGAAGCAATGGATTTCTTGATAAAAGGGGACAGGTAAATATGGCTGCATTTAGAAAAGCTGCTCTAAGTCCTTGTATTGATGTAAATTACCAGAAAATGGGACAAGATTATGCTGAACTTAAAACATTACTTGATGATGCAGATTACATAGAAATCATAACTCATCAATTTGCAGGTACAACAAGAGCAACATTATATGTAGGAATAGAACATCGTGTTGCTGTTTTTGATGATGGCCATAAAAATATGCCAGGTGGAGAAATGTTTTTAACACCTGTAACTAATGCAGTTAAAGGAAGTGTTTTTACTAGCGTCCCTTTTGTTTATAAAAATTACACTCTGAACGGTATACAGCTTAAATTTGGCGACGATGGAACGGTGACAAGCTATAATGCTGTCAAAGATAGCGGTCATAATTTAGATGCAATTGTTAAAGTTTATGATGCACAGGGAAAACCAACAGGTAAAACACATGGTATTGGTGAAGTATCATTAGGATTACATCCAGGTATTGATCCAAGAATGAAAGTTCCGTTTTATACTGAAAAACGAGGTGGTGTTTTAGTTCTTGCTTTAGGTAATGGTTCTGAAGAATCTGTTCCTGAATTAATGAAAGAACTTGATTTGACAAAAAGAGATGTTCTTGCAGAGCGATTAAAAGACCAAGGAGTATTTCCTCGTGCTTCAAGCCATGTTGATATTCCTATTTTTGATTTCTCAAATCCAGGTAATGGGTGTGAAATATATGTTGGTGGGAAAGGATATAGAAAACAAGTTGCTTGGGATAAGGATACTAAATTATGGAAAATTAATGAGTGA
- a CDS encoding thioredoxin family protein, which yields MVLLESRYDTLKHGDKAPSFALKSISGKLCFFDKVSGYQGYVIIFMCNHCPYVVPKIKTMIDLQKEFPQIKFIGINSNNNPEYPDDNFEHMQKYAAQWKLNFEYVIDETQEIAKNYGATCTPDPFLFDKNKKLVYHGRLDQFHGKEQGNGEDLRHAIKEMLAGRKVSDDEMYSMGCSIKWMK from the coding sequence ATGGTCTTATTAGAATCCAGGTATGATACATTAAAACACGGAGATAAAGCACCTTCCTTTGCGTTGAAGAGTATTTCAGGAAAATTATGTTTTTTTGACAAAGTTTCTGGTTATCAAGGATATGTGATTATCTTCATGTGCAATCATTGTCCTTATGTTGTACCTAAAATAAAAACTATGATTGATCTGCAAAAAGAATTTCCTCAGATTAAATTTATTGGTATCAATAGCAATAACAACCCTGAGTACCCAGATGATAATTTTGAACATATGCAGAAATATGCAGCGCAGTGGAAATTAAATTTTGAGTATGTGATTGATGAAACTCAAGAGATAGCAAAGAACTATGGAGCAACCTGCACGCCTGATCCATTTCTCTTCGACAAAAACAAGAAATTAGTCTATCATGGAAGACTCGATCAATTTCATGGTAAAGAGCAAGGCAATGGCGAAGATCTGCGGCATGCAATTAAAGAAATGCTTGCAGGAAGAAAAGTTTCAGATGACGAAATGTATTCCATGGGTTGTTCAATCAAATGGATGAAATAA
- a CDS encoding cytidylate kinase family protein yields the protein MIITISGKPGAGKSTVAKLAARKLKMKHYSAGELWRKIARRKKITILQLNRLAEKNPNYDKKLDAEVAKLGTTQDNFVIDGRLAFYFIPNSVKIFLDGSLEVRAKRILKDNRKEEDNLTIADTIEKIKNREGSERKRYKKLYGIDMYHSEHFDLVIPTSKASISQVTNKVVSFIKNRNI from the coding sequence TTGATCATTACTATCTCTGGAAAACCTGGTGCTGGAAAAAGTACCGTGGCAAAATTAGCAGCTCGAAAACTGAAGATGAAGCATTATTCTGCTGGAGAGTTATGGAGAAAAATTGCCCGAAGGAAAAAGATAACTATTTTGCAATTAAATAGATTAGCTGAAAAAAATCCGAATTATGACAAGAAATTAGATGCAGAAGTTGCAAAACTAGGAACAACACAGGACAATTTTGTTATTGATGGAAGATTGGCGTTTTATTTTATTCCAAATTCTGTTAAAATATTTCTTGATGGTTCCTTAGAAGTTCGCGCTAAGCGTATTCTCAAAGACAATCGCAAGGAAGAAGATAACCTAACTATTGCCGATACGATAGAAAAAATCAAAAACAGGGAGGGATCTGAGCGTAAACGATACAAAAAACTTTATGGCATAGATATGTATCATTCAGAGCATTTTGACCTTGTCATCCCTACCTCTAAAGCGAGCATTTCTCAAGTAACAAACAAGGTTGTTTCCTTCATAAAAAACAGGAACATTTAA
- a CDS encoding 30S ribosomal protein S7 encodes MKVFNKWSLQGIKVNDPGLRNYISLSSVIVPRTGARYAGNKFHKSRVNIIERFMNKLMIPGHKSKKHFKTSYHCTGKAGTAFRLMEQVLKIIEQKTKKNPVEVLVKALENAAPREEVITIEYGGARYPKAVECAPQRRIDITIRYMIQGSYQKSFNSKKKFVDILADELVNAAECNGNSIAIAKKYEVERQADSSR; translated from the coding sequence ATTAAAGTATTCAATAAATGGAGTTTGCAGGGAATTAAGGTTAATGATCCTGGCTTAAGAAATTATATCAGTTTAAGCTCTGTAATCGTGCCAAGAACTGGTGCGCGATATGCTGGAAATAAGTTTCATAAATCAAGAGTAAATATCATAGAACGTTTTATGAACAAGCTTATGATACCTGGGCATAAATCAAAAAAACATTTCAAAACATCCTATCATTGCACAGGAAAAGCTGGCACTGCTTTTCGGTTGATGGAGCAGGTGCTTAAGATCATTGAACAAAAGACAAAAAAGAATCCTGTTGAAGTATTAGTTAAAGCTCTTGAAAATGCAGCTCCCAGAGAGGAAGTTATAACAATTGAATATGGGGGTGCTCGTTATCCTAAAGCAGTTGAATGCGCTCCACAGAGAAGAATTGATATTACAATCCGGTATATGATTCAAGGTTCTTATCAGAAGAGCTTTAATTCTAAAAAGAAGTTTGTTGATATTTTAGCAGATGAACTAGTGAATGCTGCTGAATGCAATGGTAACTCTATAGCTATTGCCAAGAAATACGAAGTAGAACGGCAGGCAGATTCGAGCAGGTAA
- a CDS encoding 30S ribosomal protein S12 yields MGHKPSGLNTAKKLGKRRFYSKLADKRFKRKFLGLKEKSDPLGGCSQARGIVIEKKQLEAKQPNSAMRKCARIQLIKNGKQVTAFLPGDGATKLIDEHDEVIIECIGGKMGRAMGDIPGTRWRVIKVNDQSLIALRKGKLEKARK; encoded by the coding sequence ATGGGACACAAACCATCCGGATTAAACACAGCAAAAAAATTAGGGAAAAGAAGATTTTACTCTAAACTAGCTGATAAACGTTTTAAAAGAAAGTTTTTGGGCTTAAAGGAAAAATCAGATCCTCTTGGTGGCTGTTCACAAGCTCGAGGTATAGTTATTGAGAAAAAGCAGCTTGAAGCAAAACAGCCAAACTCAGCAATGCGTAAATGCGCAAGAATTCAATTAATAAAAAATGGCAAGCAGGTAACTGCATTTCTTCCAGGAGATGGCGCTACAAAGCTTATTGATGAGCACGATGAAGTTATTATCGAATGTATTGGTGGAAAAATGGGCCGTGCGATGGGTGACATTCCAGGAACACGATGGCGAGTTATCAAAGTTAATGATCAAAGCTTAATCGCATTGCGAAAAGGTAAACTAGAAAAGGCAAGGAAATAA
- a CDS encoding NusA-like transcription termination signal-binding factor gives MKIKLDLETIGLMQYFERFTGAKVKDCFTDNHEMQIFVVDQGQLFNAVGKNGVKVKALEAKLNRKLKIVEFNPELSQFIRNVLYPLKTRDIQIEDEIVTITPLDSKTRGLIIGRVAQNLRNFEAITKRYFNINEIKVV, from the coding sequence TTGAAAATTAAATTGGATCTTGAAACCATAGGGCTTATGCAGTATTTTGAGCGATTTACCGGAGCTAAAGTCAAAGATTGTTTCACTGACAACCATGAAATGCAGATATTTGTGGTTGACCAAGGGCAACTATTTAATGCAGTTGGCAAAAATGGTGTTAAAGTAAAAGCGCTTGAAGCAAAATTAAATAGAAAGCTTAAAATAGTGGAGTTTAATCCAGAATTATCGCAGTTCATAAGAAATGTCTTGTATCCATTAAAAACAAGGGATATACAGATTGAAGATGAGATTGTCACGATCACTCCTCTTGATTCAAAAACAAGAGGGTTAATCATAGGGAGAGTTGCTCAAAATTTAAGGAATTTTGAGGCAATAACCAAAAGATATTTTAATATCAATGAAATCAAAGTTGTATAA
- a CDS encoding ribosomal L7Ae/L30e/S12e/Gadd45 family protein gives MARKKELQKDIAQIQEAIAKKKAIIGTKRALTHLRTGKLVTVFTTSNCPASVKEDVDYYTKLTKCDVHELKYTNEELGVLCKKPFSISVVGLLK, from the coding sequence ATGGCAAGGAAAAAGGAATTGCAAAAGGACATTGCCCAGATACAAGAGGCTATTGCAAAAAAAAAAGCTATCATTGGAACAAAAAGAGCTTTAACTCACTTGCGAACTGGGAAGCTGGTTACGGTATTTACTACGTCAAATTGTCCAGCATCAGTTAAAGAAGATGTTGACTACTATACAAAATTAACAAAATGCGATGTTCATGAATTAAAATACACCAACGAAGAGCTTGGTGTATTGTGCAAGAAACCATTTTCAATCTCTGTAGTTGGTTTGCTCAAGTAG
- a CDS encoding DNA-directed RNA polymerase subunit A'' (DNA-dependent RNA polymerase catalyzes the transcription of DNA into RNA using the four ribonucleoside triphosphates as substrates): protein MEELFNEYKDKLPESVLVELKELTHGFNKTRLKKILEKTCQEYHDSQVEAGECVGLLSAESIGEPGTQMTLNTFHFAGVAEMNVTTGLPRIIEILDCSKSLSTPMMEIYLKKPFSEGKNIREVAESIKESRLKELAKEFTINVAKSTVDVTLDMDKVNRLELKSEDVVKSIGANIRGITVKLDSNLLVIKPKKDDSINAVFKLKEKLKDVYVSGIKGILQVLPVKKGEEYIIITAGSNLMDVLNHEKVDCTRTKSNDVIEIGDVLGIEAARQAVVEEVFKVIEAQGLNVDIRHIMLVADTMSISGKIKGITRYGVVSEKSSVLARASFETPIRHLMDAALSGEIDPLNSIVENVMVNQPVPIGTGLPKLYTKGKVK from the coding sequence ATGGAAGAACTTTTTAATGAATACAAGGATAAATTGCCAGAAAGTGTTTTAGTTGAGCTTAAAGAACTCACCCATGGTTTTAATAAAACCAGACTTAAAAAAATATTGGAAAAAACATGCCAAGAATATCATGACAGTCAGGTTGAGGCTGGTGAATGTGTTGGTTTGTTAAGCGCAGAATCCATTGGTGAACCAGGCACGCAGATGACCTTAAACACCTTTCACTTTGCAGGTGTAGCTGAGATGAACGTTACTACTGGTTTGCCGCGTATTATTGAAATTCTCGACTGCAGCAAATCATTATCAACTCCGATGATGGAGATCTACTTGAAAAAACCTTTTTCCGAGGGAAAAAATATTCGTGAAGTAGCTGAATCTATTAAGGAAAGCAGATTAAAGGAATTAGCTAAAGAATTCACAATCAATGTGGCAAAATCAACCGTAGATGTTACTTTGGATATGGATAAAGTTAATCGTTTAGAATTAAAATCAGAGGATGTTGTTAAGAGTATTGGTGCAAACATACGAGGGATTACGGTTAAATTAGACAGCAATCTTCTGGTTATTAAACCAAAAAAAGATGATTCTATTAATGCAGTATTTAAATTAAAAGAAAAACTGAAAGATGTGTACGTTTCAGGGATTAAAGGAATTCTTCAAGTGCTGCCGGTTAAAAAAGGAGAAGAATATATTATTATTACTGCAGGAAGTAATTTGATGGATGTGCTTAATCATGAAAAAGTTGATTGTACAAGAACAAAGTCTAATGATGTTATTGAAATTGGAGACGTGCTTGGCATAGAAGCAGCGCGGCAGGCAGTTGTTGAAGAAGTGTTTAAAGTTATTGAAGCTCAAGGTTTAAACGTTGATATCCGTCACATTATGTTAGTTGCTGATACTATGAGTATTTCAGGAAAAATAAAAGGTATCACGCGATATGGTGTTGTAAGTGAGAAATCAAGTGTCTTGGCAAGAGCATCATTCGAAACTCCTATCAGACATTTAATGGATGCAGCATTAAGCGGTGAAATAGATCCCTTGAATAGTATTGTAGAAAATGTTATGGTTAATCAACCAGTTCCTATTGGAACAGGCTTGCCCAAATTATATACTAAAGGCAAGGTTAAATAA